A single genomic interval of Prionailurus viverrinus isolate Anna chromosome A2, UM_Priviv_1.0, whole genome shotgun sequence harbors:
- the LOC125147848 gene encoding LOW QUALITY PROTEIN: heterogeneous nuclear ribonucleoprotein A1-like (The sequence of the model RefSeq protein was modified relative to this genomic sequence to represent the inferred CDS: inserted 1 base in 1 codon) codes for MSKSESPKEPEELRKXFIGGLSFETTDESLRSHFELPRKWGTLTDCVVMRDPNTKHSRGFGFVTYATVEEVDAAMNARPHKEDGRVVEPKRAVSREDSQRPGAHLTVKKIFVGGIKEDTEEHHLRDYFEQYGETEVIEIMTDRGNGKKRGFAFVTFDDHDSIDKIVIQKYHTVNGHNCEVRKALSKQEMASASSSQRGRSGSGNFGGGHGGGFGGNDNFGCGGNFSGRGGFGGSRGGGGYSGSGDGYNGFGNDGSNFRGGGSYNDFGNYNNQSSNFGPVKGGSFGGRSSGPYGGGGQYFVKPRNQGGYGGSSSSSSYGGGRRF; via the exons ATGTCTAAGTCAGAGTCTCCCAAAGAGCCTGAAGAGCTGCGGA CTTTCATCGGAGGTTTGAGCTTTGAAACAACCGATGAGAGTCTGAGGAGCCATTTTGAGCTTCCCCGTAAGTGGGGAACGCTTACGGACTGTGTGGTAATGAGAGATCCAAACACCAAGCACTCCAGAGGCTTTGGGTTTGTCACCTATGCCACTGTGGAAGAGGTGGATGCAGCCATGAATGCAAGGCCACACAAGGAGGATGGAAGAGTTGTAGAACCAAAGAGGGCTGTCTCGAGAGAAGATTCTCAAAGACCTGGTGCCCACTTAACTGTGAAAAAGATTTTTGTCGGTGGCATTAAAGAAGACACTGAAGAACATCATCTAAGAGATTATTTTGAACAATATGGGGAAACTGAAGTGATTGAAATCATGACAGACCGAGGCAATGGCAAAAAGAGAGGCTTTGCCTTTGTAACATTTGACGACCATGACTCTATAGACAAGATTGTCATTCAAAAATACCACACTGTGAATGGCCACAACTGTGAAGTAAGGAAAGCTTTATCTAAGCAAGAGATGGCTAGTGCTTCTTCCAGCCAAAGAGGTCGAAGTGGTTCTGGGAACTTCGGTGGTGGTCATGGAGGTGGTTTTGGTGGGAATGACAACTTTGGCTGTGGAGGAAACTTCAGTGGGCGAGGTGGCTTTGGTGGCAGTCGAGGTGGTGGTGGATACAGTGGCAGTGGGGATGGCTATAACGGATTTGGTAATGATGGAAGCAACTTTAGAGGTGGTGGAAGCTATAATGATTTTGGCAATTACAACAATCAATCTTCAAATTTTGGACCCGTGAAAGGAGGAAGTTTTGGAGGCAGAAGCTCTGGCCCCTATGGTGGTGGAGGCCAATACTTTGTCAAACCACGAAACCAAGGCGGCTATGGCGgttccagcagcagcagtagctaTGGCGGTGGCAGAAGGTTTTAA